The DNA sequence TAAGTAGTGGCTGCTGCTCTACAATGATTGCGAGATGACTTCAGTAGAGCTGCTTTGAGGTCCGAACAACAACCCAGGTGCGAACCATGGCCAGCATTGCTCATCTTGTTGTCTCTGGCCTGTTGGCTGCAACTGCAGTCAATGGCCAGAACTACGGCGGATCTGGTCGAAGCGACGACGCTTTCAGCTATGTTCAACCCCGTAACACAACTATCCTCGGCCAGTACGGACATTCGCCAGCTGTGCTTCCGTCGCGTATGTCCCAATCCACAACTTAACCTATGGCCTAGTGTGACTGACTTCCATTATAGCCAATGCGACTGGAGCAGGTGGCTGGGAAGAAGCCCTTGCCAAggcccagcagtttgttgCCCAGTTGACACTCGAAGAGAAGGCTGACATGGTCACTGGCCAGCCCGGGCCTTGCGTTGGAAACATCGTGGCAATCCCTCGACTGGGTTTTAAGGGTCTCTGCTTACAGGATGGCCCCTTGGCCATTCGTGTGGCTGACTATGCCAGCGTCTTCTCCGCTGGCGTCACGGCAGCATCGACTTGGGACAAAGACATCCTGTATGAACGAGGAGTCGCCATGGGAGAGGAGTTCAAGGGCAAAGGTGCCCATGTCGCTCTCGGACCTGTAGCTGGCCCTCTGGGACGCTCAGGCTACGGAGGGAGAAACTGGGAGGGCTTTGCAGCAGACCCTTACCTGACTGGTGTCGCCATGGAACGTACCATTCAGGGTTACCAGGATGCCGGTGTTCAAGCCTGTGCGAAGCATTTCATCGGCAATGAACAAGAGACCCAACGTAATCCAAACTATAACCCTAACGGCACGTTGACAGATGTCATCCAGGAAGCCATTTCCTCCAATATTGACGACCGAACTATTCACGAACTATACCTCTGGCCATTCGCCAACGCTGCCCGTGCCAAGGTTGCTAGCGTTATGTGCTCATACCAGCGCCTCAACGGCTCCTATGCCTGCCAGAACTCGAAGGTTCTCAATGGCCTCCTAAAGGAGGAGCTCGGCTTCCAAGGCTATGTCCAGTCTGACTGGGGTGGTACTCACTCTGGTGTCTCCTCTATCGAGGGGGGTCTTGATATGAACATGCCGGGAGGTCTCGGGCAGTATGGCCAAACCCCCGAAGCGGGCTCGTTCTTTGGAAAGAACGTCACCTTCGCTGTCAACAATGGAACCGTTGATATATCTCGtgtggatgatatgattgtCCGTATCATGACGCCTTACTACTGGCTCGGCCAGGACCAAGGCTACCCCGAGATTGACCCTTCTTCTGCGGACCTCAACACATTCTCACCCCGGTCTACTTGGCTTCGTGAGTTCAATCTGACTGGGGAGCGTAGCCGCGATGTCCGTGGAGACCATGGTGAGCTCATCCGTAGACACGGAGCTGAAGCCACCATCCTACTCAAGAACGAGAACAAGGCCCTGCCCTTGAAGGCCCCTAAGTCAATCGCTGTCTTCGGTAATGATGCTGGTGATACAACTGAGGGCGCCGTCAACAAGGCTACCTTTGAATTTGGCACTCTCGCTGCCGGTGGCGGCTCGGGAACTGGTCGTTTCACATATCTGGTCACACCGCTTGAGGCCCTGAAGGCGCGTGGCAAGCAGGACAACACTCTGGTTCAGTGGTGGTTGAACAACACCCTTATCGCCGATTCAGACGTAACTAGCCTTTGGGTACCCACACCACCTGACGCCTGtctcgtcttcctcaagaccTGGGCCGAAGAGGGCTCCGACCGCGAGTACCTCTCGGTGGATTGGAATGGAAACGAGGTTGTCGACTCGGTCGCTTCGAAGTGTAATAACACTATCGTCGTTACCCACTCGTCTGGCATCAATGAGCTTCCTTTTGCCAACCACCCCAACGTCACTGCCATTGTCGCCGCCCACTACCCCGGACAGGAGTCTGGTAACTCCATCGTCGATATTCTCTACGGTGATGTCAACCCCTCCGGCAAGCTGCCATACACTATTGCCAAGAACGGTAGCGATTACAATGCGCCACCCACGACTGCCGTAGAAACTACCGGCGCGGACGATTGGCAGGCATGGTTCgacgagaagcttgagaTCGATTACCGTTACTTCGATGCCCACAACATCTCCGTGCTATACGAATTCGGCTTCGGTCTGTCCTACACGACCTTCAGTCTTTCCGATATCAAGACTGAGCCTCTGGCCGAGTCCATCTCCTCGGTCCCCGAACAACTCCCCATTCAGCCCGGTGGAAACCCCGCGCTGTGGGAAAGCGTGTACAACGTGTCAGTCACTGTCACGAACACTGGTGATGTCAAGGGAGCGACCGTCCCTCAACTCTATGTTACCTTCCCCGACAGCGCCCCTGCTGGAACTCCGCCTAAGCAGCTCCGTGGATTCGACAAGGTGTCCCTGGCACCTGGTGAGTCACAGACTGTCGGATTTGAGCTCATGCGCAGAGATCTGAGCTACTGGGATGTCGTGTCGCAGGAGTGGCTGATTCCCGAGGGCGAGTTCACCATCCGGGTGGGCTTCAGCAGCAGAGATTTGAGCCAGGAGACCAAGATTACTCCTGTCACGGCTTAAGGAGGGTTATA is a window from the Aspergillus oryzae RIB40 DNA, chromosome 6 genome containing:
- a CDS encoding beta-glucosidase (beta-glucosidase-related glycosidases), with protein sequence MASIAHLVVSGLLAATAVNGQNYGGSGRSDDAFSYVQPRNTTILGQYGHSPAVLPSPNATGAGGWEEALAKAQQFVAQLTLEEKADMVTGQPGPCVGNIVAIPRLGFKGLCLQDGPLAIRVADYASVFSAGVTAASTWDKDILYERGVAMGEEFKGKGAHVALGPVAGPLGRSGYGGRNWEGFAADPYLTGVAMERTIQGYQDAGVQACAKHFIGNEQETQRNPNYNPNGTLTDVIQEAISSNIDDRTIHELYLWPFANAARAKVASVMCSYQRLNGSYACQNSKVLNGLLKEELGFQGYVQSDWGGTHSGVSSIEGGLDMNMPGGLGQYGQTPEAGSFFGKNVTFAVNNGTVDISRVDDMIVRIMTPYYWLGQDQGYPEIDPSSADLNTFSPRSTWLREFNLTGERSRDVRGDHGELIRRHGAEATILLKNENKALPLKAPKSIAVFGNDAGDTTEGAVNKATFEFGTLAAGGGSGTGRFTYLVTPLEALKARGKQDNTLVQWWLNNTLIADSDVTSLWVPTPPDACLVFLKTWAEEGSDREYLSVDWNGNEVVDSVASKCNNTIVVTHSSGINELPFANHPNVTAIVAAHYPGQESGNSIVDILYGDVNPSGKLPYTIAKNGSDYNAPPTTAVETTGADDWQAWFDEKLEIDYRYFDAHNISVLYEFGFGLSYTTFSLSDIKTEPLAESISSVPEQLPIQPGGNPALWESVYNVSVTVTNTGDVKGATVPQLYVTFPDSAPAGTPPKQLRGFDKVSLAPGESQTVGFELMRRDLSYWDVVSQEWLIPEGEFTIRVGFSSRDLSQETKITPVTA